Proteins co-encoded in one Kribbella solani genomic window:
- a CDS encoding DinB family protein translates to MAKFGRSDDLKGAEFFEVNLHGARFLECDLSGVVMRGIDIQAGDIDSPWLGEVGASLKINGIEVAPYVDAELNRLFPGRADRFAPDPDGLRTAWAAIERTWSALADRVAGMPEGTVDASVGGEWSFAQTQRHLVHATDIWLGRAVLQLEQPLHRFGLPHDSTSLDKSSFAAEPPTYAEVLEARADRVGMVRDYLAAVTPELLDEPRTDPWSPANAVTVRSCLHVILGEEWEHHRFITRDLDTLAG, encoded by the coding sequence ATGGCGAAGTTCGGTCGGTCCGACGATCTGAAGGGCGCGGAGTTCTTCGAGGTGAACCTGCACGGCGCACGGTTCCTCGAGTGCGATCTGTCCGGCGTGGTGATGCGCGGCATCGACATCCAGGCAGGCGACATCGACTCACCCTGGCTGGGCGAGGTCGGGGCCAGTCTGAAGATCAACGGCATCGAGGTGGCGCCGTACGTCGACGCCGAGCTCAACCGGCTGTTCCCCGGCCGGGCGGACCGGTTCGCGCCGGATCCGGACGGGTTGCGTACGGCCTGGGCCGCGATCGAACGGACCTGGTCAGCGCTGGCCGACCGGGTCGCCGGCATGCCGGAGGGAACGGTCGACGCGTCGGTAGGCGGCGAGTGGTCGTTCGCGCAGACGCAGCGGCACCTGGTGCACGCCACCGACATCTGGCTGGGCCGTGCGGTTCTCCAGCTCGAGCAGCCGTTGCACCGGTTCGGGCTGCCGCACGACAGCACCAGCCTGGACAAGTCCAGCTTCGCCGCGGAGCCCCCGACGTACGCCGAGGTGCTTGAGGCCCGCGCGGACCGGGTCGGCATGGTGCGCGACTACCTCGCGGCCGTCACCCCAGAGCTGCTCGACGAACCTCGGACGGACCCGTGGTCCCCAGCGAACGCCGTGACGGTCCGCTCCTGCCTGCACGTGATCCTCGGTGAGGAGTGGGAGCACCACCGCTTCATCACCCGCGACCTCGACACGCTGGCGGGCTGA
- a CDS encoding YciI family protein — MARYMISFDRGAMDHISEAEIPEVGRAAHAVIQEAMDAGVFVFGGGFSYDDGDVQPAVVAVDGMVTDGPYPESKELIGGVTIVDVPTREEALKWAEKVAVACRCAQDVRRFMDDPEM; from the coding sequence ATGGCGCGGTACATGATTTCGTTCGACCGAGGCGCGATGGACCACATCTCCGAGGCGGAGATCCCGGAGGTGGGACGGGCGGCGCACGCGGTGATTCAGGAGGCCATGGACGCCGGTGTCTTCGTCTTCGGGGGCGGGTTCAGTTACGACGACGGGGACGTCCAGCCGGCCGTGGTGGCTGTCGACGGGATGGTGACGGACGGGCCGTACCCGGAGAGCAAGGAGCTGATCGGCGGTGTGACCATCGTCGACGTGCCGACGCGGGAAGAAGCGCTGAAGTGGGCCGAGAAGGTGGCGGTTGCCTGCCGGTGCGCGCAGGACGTGCGCAGGTTCATGGACGACCCTGAGATGTGA
- a CDS encoding dihydrofolate reductase family protein encodes MASLPDTEPQTAAGKVLWHFSMSLDGFVAGPNHEMGWLAGVTASRPDLIQEYVETTGAVLGGRDGFDAYPDAGTTYGGAWEGQVFILTHHPEDAPPTPDTTFLNCDVAEAVRIGLAAAGGKNLEILSASIGRQLLERGLIDEIDLHIVPVLLGDGVRLFDNPGGSPVRLELLNGDDPSVEINVRYRPVRPA; translated from the coding sequence ATGGCCTCGCTTCCGGATACCGAACCACAGACTGCCGCCGGGAAGGTGCTCTGGCACTTCTCGATGTCGCTGGACGGGTTCGTCGCCGGTCCGAACCACGAAATGGGCTGGCTGGCGGGTGTGACCGCCTCCCGGCCCGACCTGATCCAGGAGTACGTCGAGACGACCGGCGCCGTACTCGGTGGCCGCGACGGCTTCGATGCCTACCCGGACGCCGGCACCACGTACGGCGGCGCCTGGGAAGGGCAGGTGTTCATCCTCACCCATCACCCGGAGGACGCCCCGCCGACCCCGGACACCACGTTCCTCAACTGCGATGTGGCCGAGGCGGTCCGGATCGGGCTAGCGGCGGCCGGCGGCAAGAACCTTGAGATCCTGTCCGCCTCGATCGGCCGGCAGCTGCTCGAGCGCGGGCTGATCGACGAGATCGACCTGCACATCGTTCCGGTGCTGCTCGGTGACGGGGTCCGCCTGTTCGACAACCCCGGTGGGTCCCCGGTCCGGCTCGAATTGCTCAACGGCGATGACCCCTCGGTAGAGATCAATGTCCGCTACCGTCCAGTACGTCCGGCTTGA
- a CDS encoding LysR family transcriptional regulator: MERQDIEVFLALAEELHFARTAERLRLTPAAVSQSLKRVERRLGAPLFTRTTRRVDLTPLGSQFLADLAPAYGQVQAAIARAVAAGHGLIGDLRLGYMSAAVTGPLLALVDSFRAQTPDVSVSIQETTLADLYGPLRRAEVDLCVLPLPVAEPDLTTGPTLLSEAAALAVPTGHRLAQLDSITAADLGDEPFLFAQNLPRYWIDHHLPAPAESVRTTSLAGFQEVLAYVVSGQGVAVVGAQTDRLYPRPGLTCVPLGDTAPFDYALTWRTETIPPLAKAFLTHAST, translated from the coding sequence ATGGAGCGACAGGACATCGAGGTGTTCCTCGCGCTGGCCGAGGAGCTTCACTTCGCCCGCACCGCCGAGCGACTCCGGTTGACACCGGCCGCGGTCAGCCAGTCGCTCAAGCGTGTGGAGCGCCGGCTCGGTGCCCCGCTGTTCACCAGAACCACCCGGCGGGTGGACCTGACGCCATTGGGCAGTCAGTTCCTCGCAGACTTGGCGCCCGCGTACGGGCAGGTCCAGGCCGCGATCGCGCGTGCCGTTGCCGCTGGTCATGGACTGATCGGGGACTTGCGGCTGGGCTACATGTCAGCCGCTGTGACCGGCCCCCTGCTCGCACTGGTCGACAGCTTCCGCGCCCAGACCCCCGACGTCTCGGTCAGCATCCAGGAGACCACCCTCGCCGACCTGTACGGACCACTGCGCCGGGCTGAGGTCGACCTGTGCGTACTCCCACTGCCCGTCGCCGAACCAGATCTCACCACCGGACCCACACTGCTGTCCGAGGCGGCAGCACTGGCTGTTCCGACTGGACACCGGCTCGCCCAGCTGGACTCGATCACGGCCGCCGACCTGGGCGATGAGCCGTTCCTGTTCGCCCAGAACCTTCCCCGCTACTGGATCGACCATCACCTACCGGCACCTGCCGAGTCCGTACGAACCACCAGCCTGGCCGGCTTCCAGGAAGTCCTGGCGTACGTGGTCTCCGGCCAAGGGGTAGCCGTGGTCGGCGCCCAAACCGACCGCCTGTACCCCCGCCCCGGCCTAACCTGCGTCCCCCTCGGGGACACCGCACCGTTCGACTACGCCCTCACTTGGCGAACCGAAACCATTCCACCGCTCGCCAAGGCCTTCTTGACCCACGCCAGCACCTGA